Part of the Paenibacillus sp. FSL R7-0273 genome is shown below.
AGACCTGGGTGAAGATTGTCGATGAAGCAGTGAACCAGTTATCCTTGGAGGAGGCGCTGCCGGTGGCAGTGTCCTTTCTCGAGCTGGTAGAAGGCCGCCTGATTCAGGACGGAATAAATGAGCTTGAACATGCAGGGGTCACAGACATTATTGTGGTCCCCTTGTTTGTTTCATCGGGCAGTACGCATATTGATGAAATAGCATATGCACTGGGCTCGAAGCCTGCGCCGGAGCGCGAGACCGATCTTGAGCCGTTCACCGTCTGGGCGAACGTCCATTTCGGCTATCCGGTCGACGACGACCCGGACATTGCGGTCATGCTCTGGGACAAGCTGCGGGAGCTGTCTGTCCGCCCGGAGCGCGAGGTCATCCTGCTCGTCGGCCACGGCAGCAAGCACGACGGCTTCCGCCAGCGCTGGGAAGCGGGCATCTCCTCCCTGGCGGAGCGGGTGCGCGCCGTCAGCGGTATAGCAGCGGCGGATTACGGCCTGCTGAGCGTCGGGACGGTGCGGGAGCGGGCGGAATATTGGATAGGGCTGGGCTACGGTGTGCTGGTGGCCCCGCTCTTTTTGAGTGAGGGATATTTCACCAAGGTTGTACTTCCGGGGCAGCTCCAGGGGCTGGATTACGGCTACACCGGCCGCACACTGCTGCCGCATCCGCTGCTGCCGCACTGGATTGAAGAGCAGGTGCGTGTGATGCTGCAGCGGGTGCGCGGATAGTAATGAGCTTTTATAGTCTAAAACGGGTTCTGCTGCATAGATATATTTAGATAGCCTGCTGATGCAATTTGTATGATATAGCAAAAAAGATTTGCCGATTAGCCTCCAACATTGCTTGTAGGGTGCGGAATTGGGTATAATCAGTAAGGTTATCTATTTTAAATACACAGGTGGCGTTCCGGTAATGAAAACTGCGAGATTGATTTATAATCCCACTTCTGGACGGGAAGAAATGAAAAGACGACTCGCCGACATTTTGGAGCGGCTGGATATTGGCGGCATTGAAGCCTCCTGCCATGCCACAACCGGGGAAGGCGATGCAACGGCAGCGGCGGCTGAGGCTGTTGAACGCGGCACTTTTGATCTGATCATAGCGGCCGGCGGTGACGGTACTCTGAATGAGGTCATCAACGGGATGGCGGAGAAGCCTAACCGGCCCCCGCTGGGTGTACTGCCGCTTGGTACGACCAATGATTTTGCCCGGGCGATGGGCATTCCGAAGAACTGGGAGGATTCCTGCGATCTGATTCTGCGCCAGGAGTCGCGCCTGATTGACCTCGGTAAAGCCAACGACCGTTATTTCATTAATATAGCCGGCGGCGGACGCCTGACCGAGCTGACATACGAGGTTCCAAGCAGACTGAAGACCATGATGGGCCAGCTTGCTTACTACCTGAAGGGTATCGAGAAAATGGCCAGCCTGTCGCCGCAGGAGCTCTACATCCGCGCGAACGGCCAGGAGCTGATTCATGACGAGTTCATGCTGTTCCTGATCGCCAACACCAACTCCGTCGGCGGCTTTGAGAAGCTTGCTCCGGATGCCCGGATCGACGACGGCCTGTTCGACGTCATTGCAGTCAAGAAATGTAACCTTGCCGAGTTCATCCGTCTGGTCACCCTGGCCATCCGCGGCGAGCATTTGCAGGACAAGAAAGTCGTGTACTTCCGTACCGACGCAATGGAGGTTACCTCTCCGGGCTACGTCCAGCTTAACCTGGACGGTGAGCTAGGCGGTACCCTGCCGGGCAGGTTCGAGATCCTGCCGCAGCATCTGCGGATTTTTGCGCAGAATCACTAAGCGGGAGATCAGCAAAAAGTAAGACAAGATAAAGCTCCACTTGATTCGTGCGGTGGCCCGCCGGGTCAGCTGGAGCTTTTGGCATGAGAAGAACATGAAAGAAGTGAGTATACAATATGAGTAAACACCGCAGCGGACGCCGTGGGGGCAGCCGGGAAGCAGCAGCGCCAGCCGCCGATCTGCCAGTGAACAAGAATGACGAGGTGATGCTCGATATTATCGGCATGACCCATGAAGGTGAGGGGGTAGGCCGGGTGGATGGCTTTACCCTCTTTGTGCAGGGCGCCCTGCCCGGTGAGAAGGTCCAGGCCAAGGTGCTTAAGACCAAGAAGCAGTACGGCTATGCCAAGCTGCTGAAGCTGGTGCAGTCCAGCCGTGACCGCATCGCGCCGCCCTGCGACATCTACGACCAGTGCGGCGGCTGTCAGCTGCAGCACATGGACTACACCGCCCAGCTAGCCTGGAAGCGCCAGCTGGTGGTGGACAACCTGCAGCGGATCGGTAAGCTGCAGGTGGCCGGAGCGCCGGACAGAGGCGCTATAGCCGGAAGCGGCGGCGCGGAGGGAACTGCAGAGGCGGCTGGGCTGGCTGAGGGCGCGGGTGCCGGTGCCGGAAGCGGGGACGCGGAAGGAGCTGCAGAAGCGGCGAAGCCTGCGGGTGAAGCGAGTACTGGTGCCGGGGAGGCGTGGGCTGACGGCATCATCGTCCGCCCGACGCTGGGTATGGACGAGCCTTGGCGCTACCGCAACAAGGCCCAGGTGCCGATCGGCGTCACTGAAGGCGGGCTGGTCGGCGGCTTCTATGCCCGCGGCAGCCACCGGATCGTCGATATGGAGACGTGTCTGATCCAGCATGAGCATAACGACGACGTCGTAGCTGCGGTGAAGAGCATCGGCAGAGAGCTCGGGATTACTGCATATAATGAAGAAACAGGCCGGGGCCTGCTCCGCCACGTCGTCGTGAAGAAGGCTTTCCGCACCGGTGAGATGATGCTCGTCCTTGTTACGAGCGGCCGCGATATCCCGCACCTGGATGCCTGGCTCGGCAGCATCCGCGAACAGCTCCCGGATGTAGTCAGCATCTGCCAGAACGTAAACCCTCAGCGTACGAACGTGATTTTCGGCAACGAAACCCGCGTCCTGTGGGGCCGAGACGTAATCTACGATTACATCGGGGACGTACAGTTCGCCATCTCGGCGCGTTCCTTCTATCAGGTGAACCCGGCACAGACTGAGGTGCTGTACGGCAAAACCGTAGAATACGCGGGACTGACCGGCAACGAAACCGTCATCGATGCCTACTGCGGCATCGGGACGATCTCCCTGTTCCTGGCCCAGCATGCAGCTAAGGTTTATGGCGTAGAGATTGTGCCTGAAGCGATTGAGGATGCGCGCGGAAACGCGAAGCTTAATAATATGAATAATGTAGTGTTCGAGGTAGGGGCGTCCGAGGACGTTATCCCGAACTGGAAAGAGCAGGGCGTTACGCCCGACGTGATCGTCGTCGATCCGCCGCGCAAGGGCTGCGACCCGCGTCTGCTGGATACGATCCTGGCGATGAAGCCGGAGCGGGTAGTGTATGTGTCGTGTAATCCATCGACACTGGCAAGGGATTTAAGGGTGCTGGAGGATGGCGGGTATAAGACGGTGGAGGTTACGCCGGTGGATATGTTCCCGCATACGGTGCATGTGGAGAGCGTGGCTGTGCTGGTGAAGAGTTAAAACAGGGAAATATATCCCTATATCTGTAATGTATAGCGGCATGGTGATTATTTGTTGTGTGCTAATATCTGGTACTATTTATTTAAAGGACGACGTCAGGGCTTATAATACGTCGTCTTTTTTTATGCTTTAGTTTCCGTGTACTTGGCAAGAATAGTAGATCAATCGCCTTGTTAGCTGCATCATTATCAGCTTTTTTTGCAATGTATGACCCTAAATGTTCATTGCCGGGAATCGCATCTGATTCCGAGTTTTTAAACTTATCCTCATAAACTAACTTTTATATATTAACTTGACAATAATAAGCTATAAGGTTTAGAATTATTTGTGTCAGGTATTCGACAATTCGGCACTATGACAATAGCTATCCTCGAGGGTATATTAAATTTCATTTGTACCGACAATATAATGATTAGTTACTATTGGAGGAATTCATCATGACTAACCTTACAGACAAAGTTGCAATAGTTACAGGCGGAGCTTCCGGTATTGGTTTGGCTACAGTTAAAGCTTTTTTAGCTAAAGGAGCTAAAGTGGTCATTGCCGATTACAATGAAGAGCATGGCAAAGCCGCTGAGCAAGATTTGAAACAAACATATTCCGATGTCCTTTTTGTTAAAGTAAATG
Proteins encoded:
- a CDS encoding sirohydrochlorin chelatase, giving the protein MKPGVLIISHGSRDKTWVKIVDEAVNQLSLEEALPVAVSFLELVEGRLIQDGINELEHAGVTDIIVVPLFVSSGSTHIDEIAYALGSKPAPERETDLEPFTVWANVHFGYPVDDDPDIAVMLWDKLRELSVRPEREVILLVGHGSKHDGFRQRWEAGISSLAERVRAVSGIAAADYGLLSVGTVRERAEYWIGLGYGVLVAPLFLSEGYFTKVVLPGQLQGLDYGYTGRTLLPHPLLPHWIEEQVRVMLQRVRG
- a CDS encoding diacylglycerol kinase codes for the protein MKTARLIYNPTSGREEMKRRLADILERLDIGGIEASCHATTGEGDATAAAAEAVERGTFDLIIAAGGDGTLNEVINGMAEKPNRPPLGVLPLGTTNDFARAMGIPKNWEDSCDLILRQESRLIDLGKANDRYFINIAGGGRLTELTYEVPSRLKTMMGQLAYYLKGIEKMASLSPQELYIRANGQELIHDEFMLFLIANTNSVGGFEKLAPDARIDDGLFDVIAVKKCNLAEFIRLVTLAIRGEHLQDKKVVYFRTDAMEVTSPGYVQLNLDGELGGTLPGRFEILPQHLRIFAQNH
- the rlmD gene encoding 23S rRNA (uracil(1939)-C(5))-methyltransferase RlmD, encoding MSKHRSGRRGGSREAAAPAADLPVNKNDEVMLDIIGMTHEGEGVGRVDGFTLFVQGALPGEKVQAKVLKTKKQYGYAKLLKLVQSSRDRIAPPCDIYDQCGGCQLQHMDYTAQLAWKRQLVVDNLQRIGKLQVAGAPDRGAIAGSGGAEGTAEAAGLAEGAGAGAGSGDAEGAAEAAKPAGEASTGAGEAWADGIIVRPTLGMDEPWRYRNKAQVPIGVTEGGLVGGFYARGSHRIVDMETCLIQHEHNDDVVAAVKSIGRELGITAYNEETGRGLLRHVVVKKAFRTGEMMLVLVTSGRDIPHLDAWLGSIREQLPDVVSICQNVNPQRTNVIFGNETRVLWGRDVIYDYIGDVQFAISARSFYQVNPAQTEVLYGKTVEYAGLTGNETVIDAYCGIGTISLFLAQHAAKVYGVEIVPEAIEDARGNAKLNNMNNVVFEVGASEDVIPNWKEQGVTPDVIVVDPPRKGCDPRLLDTILAMKPERVVYVSCNPSTLARDLRVLEDGGYKTVEVTPVDMFPHTVHVESVAVLVKS